DNA from Verrucomicrobiaceae bacterium:
CGACGAGCATGACGCGGCATTCTTTGAGGTCATGAACCTTCTCGGCGAGGTCCACGGCGACACTGCCGACGCTGGTGCTGCCACGCTGGATGCTGGTGTCGTTGCGCACTTTTTTGCCGACGCTGAAGGCTTGCTGAAAGAGCTTGTTGAGCGCTTTGCCAGTGGTGCCGGTTTGCAGCGCGGTCTGGTAGGCGGCTTTGACCTGGCCGAAGATCTCCGTCTCGCCCAAAACCATCGAATCAAGGCCGCTGACGACGCGGAAGAGGTGCCGCGCAGCCTCTGCGGCATCGAGATGGTAAAGCACCATCGCATCCGCGTGCTCGGGCTGGAGCTGGAAATGCGAAACCAGGAAGTCACGCAGCGCGGCGTGGCTCTGTGGGCCATTTTCCAGCTCATGCGCGGCGTAGAGCTCTACGCGGTTGCAGGTGCTCAGCACCACGCATTCACCGAAACCGGGTAGATCACGGATGTGCTGCACTGCGACTGGTACGACGGCCTCTGGGAAGGCTAGGCGCTCACGCACCTCGACGGGCGTGGTTTTGTAGTTCAGCCCCACGCAGACGAGGGTGCCGGGGGTCTGGATGTCTGGCAGCTCAGGCATGCGTCACGATCCAGAGCGAGATGAAGGGCAGCACAAAACCTGCCACCGCCAGCCACGCCATCCGGCGCGGTGAGGAGACATGTCGCCACATGAGAAACGCGATCGCGGCATACAGCCCCCAGACGACCCACGAGAAAATGAGCTTCGGATTCGACACGGGCGTATCGAGCGCGAAGGAGATGCCCAGCGCCACACTCAGCAGCGCCAGCCCCAGCGTGACGAGCCGCTGAATGGCCAACGCCAGTCCCTGGATGGGCGGCAATTGATA
Protein-coding regions in this window:
- a CDS encoding glutamyl-tRNA reductase: MPELPDIQTPGTLVCVGLNYKTTPVEVRERLAFPEAVVPVAVQHIRDLPGFGECVVLSTCNRVELYAAHELENGPQSHAALRDFLVSHFQLQPEHADAMVLYHLDAAEAARHLFRVVSGLDSMVLGETEIFGQVKAAYQTALQTGTTGKALNKLFQQAFSVGKKVRNDTSIQRGSTSVGSVAVDLAEKVHDLKECRVMLVGAGEMSRTCAQSLLSRGAKSIIVSNRSYDKAVELAEEMKGRAMKFDEWEHALHEVDVIISSTSAPHFVIKPEQIDQVMRKRRWQPLLIIDIAVPRDVDPAVNDIEGVYLYDIDALQAIADDGRRERERQLVACERIIEEQLTKYGYLNS